The following are encoded in a window of Primulina eburnea isolate SZY01 chromosome 4, ASM2296580v1, whole genome shotgun sequence genomic DNA:
- the LOC140831043 gene encoding non-specific phospholipase C2-like, whose protein sequence is MAKTSTAAATFIIILLLTASRPYRTSAASPIKTVVILVMENRSFDHMLGWMKKLNPEINGVDGSETNPLNTNDPNSSKIFFGNKSHFVDPDPGHSFQAIREQIFGSNGTSVNTPPMNGFAQQALSMDPNMPQSVMNGFCPEKVAVYESLVSEFAVVDRWFASVPASTQPNRLYVHSGTSHGATSNVPAQLAKGFPQRTIFEDLDDAGISFGIYFQNIPATLFYRNLRKLKYFTKFHPYDLTFKKDAKNGKLPGYVVIEQRYTDSKIEPANDDHPSHDVYQGQMFVKEVYETIRGSPQWNETLFVITYDEHGGFYDHVPTPNRGIPNPDGIVGPEPFLFNFDRLGVRVPAILISPWIEKGTVVHGPNGSPYPTSEYEHSSIPATVRKIFNLSSPPLTKREKWAGTFEGILNKRSTPRTDCAEKLPTPVKIRQGDANEDAKVSEFQQELIQLAAVLRGDDILTSNLGNFGKEMTVREAKKYMEDSVQSFFEAGFAAAMMGVDEEQIVKMRPSLSTRLSKP, encoded by the exons ATGGCGAAAACCTCCACAGCCGCGGCTAccttcatcatcatcctcctCCTCACCGCCTCCCGCCCGTATCGTACCTCCGCCGCCAGCCCAATAAAGACGGTGGTGATACTGGTAATGGAGAACCGCTCATTCGACCACATGCTCGGATGGATGAAGAAGCTCAACCCTGAAATCAATGGCGTTGATGGTTCTGAAACCAACCCTCTCAACACAAATGATCCGAATTCATCCAAGATTTTCTTTGGGAATAAATCCCATTTCGTAGACCCTGATCCGGGCCACTCATTTCAAGCTATTAGAGAAcagatttttggatcaaatggCACTTCTGTTAACACACCCCCCATGAATGGGTTTGCTCAGCAAGCTTTATCCATGGATCCTAACATGCCACAGAGTGTCATGAATGGATTTTGTCCTGAAAAG GTTGCTGTGTACGAGTCTTTGGTGTCTGAATTTGCAGTGGTGGATAGGTGGTTTGCATCCGTTCCGGCTTCGACCCAACCAAACCGTCTATACGTTCATTCGGGCACTTCCCATGGCGCCACGTCAAACGTGCCTGCACAGCTCGCCAAAGGATTCCCGCAACGAACCATTTTTGAGGATCTTGATGATGCCGGGATATCATTTGGAATATACTTCCAAAACATTCCAGCCACTCTCTTTTACAGAAACTTGAgaaaactcaaatattttacgAAGTTTCATCCCTATGACTTGACGTTCAAGAAGGATGCTAAAAATGGAAAATTACCGGGCTACGTTGTTATCGAGCAACGATACACAGATTCAAAGATCGAGCCTGCTAACGATGATCATCCATCACATGATGTGTATCAGGGGCAGATGTTTGTGAAGGAGGTGTATGAGACAATTAGGGGCAGTCCTCAGTGGAATGAAACTCTGTTTGTGATTACATATGATGAACATGGAGGATTCTATGATCATGTTCCAACGCCGAATCGTGGGATTCCGAACCCCGATGGGATCGTGGGGCCTGAACCATTTTTGTTCAATTTTGACAGATTGGGAGTTAGAGTTCCTGCCATCCTTATTTCTCCTTGGATTGAAAAGGGCACTG TTGTTCATGGTCCCAACGGCTCTCCTTACCCGACTTCGGAATACGAGCATTCTTCTATTCCGGCTACAGTCAGGAAGATATTTAACTTGTCATCGCCTCCTCTAAcgaagagagaaaaatgggctGGCACATTTGAAGGCATTTTGAACAAGCGCAGTACTCCAAGAACGGATTGTGCAG AGAAACTTCCCACTCCAGTTAAGATCAGGCAAGGAGATGCAAATGAAGATGCCAAAGTAAGTGAATTTCAGCAGGaactgatacaactagcagcTGTGTTGAGAGGAGATGATATACTGACGAGCAATCTTGGGAATTTTGGGAAAGAAATGACGGTTAGAGAAGCGAAAAAATACATGGAAGACTCTGTCCAAAGCTTCTTCGAAGCAGGATTTGCAGCTGCAATGATGGGAGTTGATGAAGAACAAATTGTGAAAATGAGGCCCTCCCTTTCGACAAGATTGTCGAAGCCTTGA
- the LOC140831044 gene encoding uncharacterized protein isoform X1 — MNMETTRFTYNQISDPESEPSFSGILEIHVHHARNIHNICIYDNQDVYAKFSLTYNPDDVLSTRIINGGGKNPEFNEDLIMKINIRNAVLKCEIWMLSRAKNFMDDQLLGFALVPISSVLGKGKVTQDFDLSSTDLFHSPAGTIKLSLSLNANTPLNLMSVPFADSVADSSTTSELLVDKKISEDYSRIEFPDINVVDENQQMVAEYFDLAKNGSLLKADGLFLCLGAASDVLIDDYEMAGNSSEGYHSASTSPDGSIQNSGLHTMEKRSQVFSDYSTSLDENGSIKAETSILKKNDDSQFGNKLNFSSKDVESNIERNKHAVKIASNIKLEAEESAMQQQIVDMYMRSMQQFTESLANMKLPMDLNKPQADEHGDSVQNPNENVEPDDNRKDGSRVFYGSRAFF; from the coding sequence ATGAACATGGAAACCACTCGATTCACCTACAACCAGATATCGGACCCAGAATCTGAACCATCCTTTTCGGGTATTCTTGAAATCCATGTTCATCATGCAAGAAACATTCACAACATATGCATATACGACAACCAAGATGTTTATGCAAAATTCTCCCTCACATACAATCCTGATGATGTTCTCTCTACCAGGATCATCAATGGAGGCGGCAAGAACCCAGAATTCAACGAGGATTTGATCATGAAAATCAACATAAGGAATGCTGTGCTCAAATGTGAGATATGGATGCTTAGTAGAGCCAAGAATTTCATGGACGATCAGCTTCTTGGATTTGCTCTCGTCCCAATTTCTTCTGTTTTGGGTAAAGGAAAAGTGACTCAAGATTTCGATCTTTCTTCAACTGATCTGTTTCATTCCCCTGCGGGTACCATCAAACTTTCGCTTTCCTTAAATGCAAACACTCCGCTGAATCTAATGTCAGTTCCTTTCGCTGATTCAGTTGCTGATTCTTCTACCACTTCTGAACTTTTAGTGGATAAAAAGATTTCGGAAGATTACTCGAGGATAGAATTTCCTGACATAAATGTAGTTGATGAAAATCAGCAGATGGTTGCAGAGTATTTTGATTTGGCTAAAAATGGAAGCCTTTTAAAGGCGGATGGCTTGTTCCTTTGCCTTGGGGCTGCGTCAGATGTGCTTATCGACGACTATGAAATGGCTGGCAACTCGTCTGAGGGGTATCATTCGGCTTCAACATCACCTGATGGAAGTATCCAAAACTCAGGTCTTCATACAATGGAGAAAAGAAGTCAAGTGTTCAGTGATTATTCGACTTCGTTGGATGAGAATGGATCAATCAAAGCAGAAACTTCTATTTTGAAGAAGAATGACGATTCCCAATTTGGAAACAAGCTTAACTTTTCCAGTAAAGACGTGGAAAGCAACATAGAAAGGAACAAACATGCAGTGAAAATAGCAAGCAATATTAAGCTTGAGGCCGAGGAGTCCGCCATGCAGCAACAGATagttgatatgtatatgaggaGCATGCAGCAATTTACAGAGTCTCTGGCAAATATGAAGCTTCCAATGGACTTAAATAAGCCTCAAGCTGATGAACATGGCGATTCGGTTCAGAATCCGAATGAAAACGTAGAGCCCGACGACAACAGAAAAGATGGTTCCAGGGTATTTTATGGCAGCAGGGCATTTTTCTAG
- the LOC140831044 gene encoding uncharacterized protein isoform X2, with the protein MNMETTRFTYNQISDPESEPSFSGILEIHVHHARNIHNICIYDNQDVYAKFSLTYNPDDVLSTRIINGGGKNPEFNEDLIMKINIRNAVLKCEIWMLSRAKNFMDDQLLGFALVPISSVLGKGKVTQDFDLSSTDLFHSPAVADSSTTSELLVDKKISEDYSRIEFPDINVVDENQQMVAEYFDLAKNGSLLKADGLFLCLGAASDVLIDDYEMAGNSSEGYHSASTSPDGSIQNSGLHTMEKRSQVFSDYSTSLDENGSIKAETSILKKNDDSQFGNKLNFSSKDVESNIERNKHAVKIASNIKLEAEESAMQQQIVDMYMRSMQQFTESLANMKLPMDLNKPQADEHGDSVQNPNENVEPDDNRKDGSRVFYGSRAFF; encoded by the exons ATGAACATGGAAACCACTCGATTCACCTACAACCAGATATCGGACCCAGAATCTGAACCATCCTTTTCGGGTATTCTTGAAATCCATGTTCATCATGCAAGAAACATTCACAACATATGCATATACGACAACCAAGATGTTTATGCAAAATTCTCCCTCACATACAATCCTGATGATGTTCTCTCTACCAGGATCATCAATGGAGGCGGCAAGAACCCAGAATTCAACGAGGATTTGATCATGAAAATCAACATAAGGAATGCTGTGCTCAAATGTGAGATATGGATGCTTAGTAGAGCCAAGAATTTCATGGACGATCAGCTTCTTGGATTTGCTCTCGTCCCAATTTCTTCTGTTTTGGGTAAAGGAAAAGTGACTCAAGATTTCGATCTTTCTTCAACTGATCTGTTTCATTCCCCTGCGG TTGCTGATTCTTCTACCACTTCTGAACTTTTAGTGGATAAAAAGATTTCGGAAGATTACTCGAGGATAGAATTTCCTGACATAAATGTAGTTGATGAAAATCAGCAGATGGTTGCAGAGTATTTTGATTTGGCTAAAAATGGAAGCCTTTTAAAGGCGGATGGCTTGTTCCTTTGCCTTGGGGCTGCGTCAGATGTGCTTATCGACGACTATGAAATGGCTGGCAACTCGTCTGAGGGGTATCATTCGGCTTCAACATCACCTGATGGAAGTATCCAAAACTCAGGTCTTCATACAATGGAGAAAAGAAGTCAAGTGTTCAGTGATTATTCGACTTCGTTGGATGAGAATGGATCAATCAAAGCAGAAACTTCTATTTTGAAGAAGAATGACGATTCCCAATTTGGAAACAAGCTTAACTTTTCCAGTAAAGACGTGGAAAGCAACATAGAAAGGAACAAACATGCAGTGAAAATAGCAAGCAATATTAAGCTTGAGGCCGAGGAGTCCGCCATGCAGCAACAGATagttgatatgtatatgaggaGCATGCAGCAATTTACAGAGTCTCTGGCAAATATGAAGCTTCCAATGGACTTAAATAAGCCTCAAGCTGATGAACATGGCGATTCGGTTCAGAATCCGAATGAAAACGTAGAGCCCGACGACAACAGAAAAGATGGTTCCAGGGTATTTTATGGCAGCAGGGCATTTTTCTAG
- the LOC140831044 gene encoding uncharacterized protein isoform X3, producing MNMETTRFTYNQISDPESEPSFSGILEIHVHHARNIHNICIYDNQDVYAKFSLTYNPDDVLSTRIINGGGKNPEFNEDLIMKINIRNAVLKCEIWMLSRAKNFMDDQLLGFALVPISSVLGKGKVTQDFDLSSTDLFHSPAVDKKISEDYSRIEFPDINVVDENQQMVAEYFDLAKNGSLLKADGLFLCLGAASDVLIDDYEMAGNSSEGYHSASTSPDGSIQNSGLHTMEKRSQVFSDYSTSLDENGSIKAETSILKKNDDSQFGNKLNFSSKDVESNIERNKHAVKIASNIKLEAEESAMQQQIVDMYMRSMQQFTESLANMKLPMDLNKPQADEHGDSVQNPNENVEPDDNRKDGSRVFYGSRAFF from the exons ATGAACATGGAAACCACTCGATTCACCTACAACCAGATATCGGACCCAGAATCTGAACCATCCTTTTCGGGTATTCTTGAAATCCATGTTCATCATGCAAGAAACATTCACAACATATGCATATACGACAACCAAGATGTTTATGCAAAATTCTCCCTCACATACAATCCTGATGATGTTCTCTCTACCAGGATCATCAATGGAGGCGGCAAGAACCCAGAATTCAACGAGGATTTGATCATGAAAATCAACATAAGGAATGCTGTGCTCAAATGTGAGATATGGATGCTTAGTAGAGCCAAGAATTTCATGGACGATCAGCTTCTTGGATTTGCTCTCGTCCCAATTTCTTCTGTTTTGGGTAAAGGAAAAGTGACTCAAGATTTCGATCTTTCTTCAACTGATCTGTTTCATTCCCCTGCGG TGGATAAAAAGATTTCGGAAGATTACTCGAGGATAGAATTTCCTGACATAAATGTAGTTGATGAAAATCAGCAGATGGTTGCAGAGTATTTTGATTTGGCTAAAAATGGAAGCCTTTTAAAGGCGGATGGCTTGTTCCTTTGCCTTGGGGCTGCGTCAGATGTGCTTATCGACGACTATGAAATGGCTGGCAACTCGTCTGAGGGGTATCATTCGGCTTCAACATCACCTGATGGAAGTATCCAAAACTCAGGTCTTCATACAATGGAGAAAAGAAGTCAAGTGTTCAGTGATTATTCGACTTCGTTGGATGAGAATGGATCAATCAAAGCAGAAACTTCTATTTTGAAGAAGAATGACGATTCCCAATTTGGAAACAAGCTTAACTTTTCCAGTAAAGACGTGGAAAGCAACATAGAAAGGAACAAACATGCAGTGAAAATAGCAAGCAATATTAAGCTTGAGGCCGAGGAGTCCGCCATGCAGCAACAGATagttgatatgtatatgaggaGCATGCAGCAATTTACAGAGTCTCTGGCAAATATGAAGCTTCCAATGGACTTAAATAAGCCTCAAGCTGATGAACATGGCGATTCGGTTCAGAATCCGAATGAAAACGTAGAGCCCGACGACAACAGAAAAGATGGTTCCAGGGTATTTTATGGCAGCAGGGCATTTTTCTAG
- the LOC140831044 gene encoding uncharacterized protein isoform X4, with protein sequence MKINIRNAVLKCEIWMLSRAKNFMDDQLLGFALVPISSVLGKGKVTQDFDLSSTDLFHSPAGTIKLSLSLNANTPLNLMSVPFADSVADSSTTSELLVDKKISEDYSRIEFPDINVVDENQQMVAEYFDLAKNGSLLKADGLFLCLGAASDVLIDDYEMAGNSSEGYHSASTSPDGSIQNSGLHTMEKRSQVFSDYSTSLDENGSIKAETSILKKNDDSQFGNKLNFSSKDVESNIERNKHAVKIASNIKLEAEESAMQQQIVDMYMRSMQQFTESLANMKLPMDLNKPQADEHGDSVQNPNENVEPDDNRKDGSRVFYGSRAFF encoded by the coding sequence ATGAAAATCAACATAAGGAATGCTGTGCTCAAATGTGAGATATGGATGCTTAGTAGAGCCAAGAATTTCATGGACGATCAGCTTCTTGGATTTGCTCTCGTCCCAATTTCTTCTGTTTTGGGTAAAGGAAAAGTGACTCAAGATTTCGATCTTTCTTCAACTGATCTGTTTCATTCCCCTGCGGGTACCATCAAACTTTCGCTTTCCTTAAATGCAAACACTCCGCTGAATCTAATGTCAGTTCCTTTCGCTGATTCAGTTGCTGATTCTTCTACCACTTCTGAACTTTTAGTGGATAAAAAGATTTCGGAAGATTACTCGAGGATAGAATTTCCTGACATAAATGTAGTTGATGAAAATCAGCAGATGGTTGCAGAGTATTTTGATTTGGCTAAAAATGGAAGCCTTTTAAAGGCGGATGGCTTGTTCCTTTGCCTTGGGGCTGCGTCAGATGTGCTTATCGACGACTATGAAATGGCTGGCAACTCGTCTGAGGGGTATCATTCGGCTTCAACATCACCTGATGGAAGTATCCAAAACTCAGGTCTTCATACAATGGAGAAAAGAAGTCAAGTGTTCAGTGATTATTCGACTTCGTTGGATGAGAATGGATCAATCAAAGCAGAAACTTCTATTTTGAAGAAGAATGACGATTCCCAATTTGGAAACAAGCTTAACTTTTCCAGTAAAGACGTGGAAAGCAACATAGAAAGGAACAAACATGCAGTGAAAATAGCAAGCAATATTAAGCTTGAGGCCGAGGAGTCCGCCATGCAGCAACAGATagttgatatgtatatgaggaGCATGCAGCAATTTACAGAGTCTCTGGCAAATATGAAGCTTCCAATGGACTTAAATAAGCCTCAAGCTGATGAACATGGCGATTCGGTTCAGAATCCGAATGAAAACGTAGAGCCCGACGACAACAGAAAAGATGGTTCCAGGGTATTTTATGGCAGCAGGGCATTTTTCTAG